The following are from one region of the Thermofilum sp. genome:
- the serS gene encoding serine--tRNA ligase has protein sequence MWSILYYLRNDPEKLRWNMRARFMDENLVDEALKLDIEWRKKKREYEETKHKLNVVSNAIRSAGTEERAKLVAEARRLSEAVKALEQELATLEEEREKLLRRIPNVIHESVPVGPDESFNVVVRCWGRARVPRAFEESFLQETKGKGCEMSYELIDWTPVIHADFLESRGLTNVTKAGEVAGARFYYMMDDLVWLELALIAYALEFLAEKGFRLVVPPLMLREEVLAGVVSFEDFRDMIYKIEGEDLYLIGTAEHPLAALHAGEVISEGELPILYAGVSQSFRKEAGAHGKDTKGIFRVHHFSKVEQFVFAHPDTSWEWHERLIRNAEELWQGLGLPYRVVNIASGDLGVVAAKKYDIEAWMPAQGKFREMVSCSNCTDWQSYRLNIRYAETRGAPSKGYVHTLNSTALAIQRTITAIVENNQREDGRVILPRVLRKYLDHVEHKLRVFAFE, from the coding sequence ATGTGGTCAATACTCTACTACCTGCGTAACGACCCGGAAAAGCTCCGCTGGAATATGCGAGCGCGATTCATGGACGAGAACCTCGTGGATGAAGCTTTAAAGCTGGATATCGAGTGGAGAAAAAAGAAGAGAGAATACGAGGAGACGAAGCATAAGCTAAACGTCGTATCGAATGCTATACGCTCTGCAGGCACAGAGGAGAGAGCGAAGCTTGTGGCTGAAGCGAGGAGACTGAGCGAAGCGGTGAAGGCGCTGGAGCAGGAACTCGCCACTCTCGAAGAGGAACGTGAAAAGCTCCTGAGGAGGATACCTAACGTCATCCATGAAAGCGTCCCGGTGGGTCCTGACGAGAGCTTCAATGTTGTCGTGAGGTGTTGGGGAAGGGCGCGCGTTCCCAGAGCTTTCGAGGAAAGCTTCCTTCAAGAAACCAAGGGTAAAGGGTGCGAGATGAGCTACGAGCTGATAGACTGGACCCCGGTAATTCACGCGGATTTCCTCGAGAGTAGAGGGTTGACAAACGTCACTAAAGCTGGAGAAGTAGCTGGTGCACGCTTCTACTACATGATGGACGACTTAGTCTGGTTAGAGCTAGCCCTTATCGCATACGCTTTGGAGTTCCTCGCAGAGAAAGGCTTCCGCTTGGTAGTTCCCCCTCTGATGCTACGTGAAGAGGTATTGGCTGGCGTGGTCAGCTTTGAAGACTTTCGAGATATGATCTACAAGATCGAGGGCGAGGACCTCTACCTGATAGGTACCGCGGAGCACCCCCTTGCCGCGTTGCACGCCGGCGAAGTAATTTCTGAGGGAGAGCTGCCGATCCTGTATGCTGGCGTGAGCCAGAGCTTCAGAAAGGAGGCCGGTGCCCACGGGAAGGACACCAAAGGGATATTCAGGGTTCACCACTTCAGCAAAGTAGAGCAGTTCGTGTTCGCCCACCCCGACACGTCGTGGGAGTGGCACGAGCGGCTCATACGCAACGCTGAAGAGCTGTGGCAGGGTTTAGGTCTACCTTACAGGGTAGTCAACATTGCTTCTGGAGACCTTGGAGTCGTCGCCGCGAAGAAGTACGACATAGAGGCTTGGATGCCCGCACAGGGCAAATTCAGGGAAATGGTTTCGTGCAGCAACTGCACTGATTGGCAAAGCTACAGGCTGAACATACGCTATGCCGAGACGCGCGGTGCTCCCAGCAAAGGTTATGTGCACACGCTGAATAGCACCGCTCTAGCCATTCAGAGGACGATCACCGCAATCGTAGAGAATAACCAGCGGGAAGACGGGCGGGTCATTCTACCTAGGGTTCTGAGAAAGTACCTCGACCACGTTGAACACAAGCTTAGAGTCTTTGCCTTCGAGTAA
- a CDS encoding DNA primase large subunit PriL, translating to MTSEQLRVILSSEDYARYPFLPEALNHLRELGLTLEDLSSTSLGAIILSKAKDRLARVIESSTYPLPDEDYRAEIAAFYASLLILAGISDQRLTEKFAIAYSKNVHLFLKQEVEKGNFSKLFYIAHHLLGWRVRQVGEGVMVHFSDYVQAQPEYVGPWKLVNRLVDRGYVFISWQELARLLETGVRKYVVSLVRDVNVPTSLPENVYKAVEEISAAWSSRQHDLRAIARTVYSEKKEGMLPPCMRELLRKQSSGENLSHSARFALASFLISIGLSVDEVLDLFRSSPDFREDIARYQVEHIAGLRGSRVKYSPYKCDNMRSLGLCRWECEKVSHPLQYFYRAARGRVPSSRELW from the coding sequence ATGACGTCCGAACAACTACGTGTCATCCTATCCAGCGAGGATTATGCTAGATACCCGTTCCTCCCGGAGGCTCTCAACCACTTAAGAGAGTTGGGACTCACTCTCGAAGATCTCTCGAGTACCTCCCTCGGAGCGATAATACTAAGCAAGGCGAAGGACAGGCTGGCAAGGGTAATTGAGAGCAGCACGTACCCTTTGCCGGACGAAGACTACAGGGCCGAGATCGCCGCCTTTTACGCTTCCTTACTCATTCTTGCCGGCATTAGCGACCAGAGGTTAACGGAGAAGTTCGCTATCGCGTACTCTAAAAACGTTCACCTCTTTCTTAAGCAGGAGGTTGAGAAAGGTAATTTTTCTAAGCTCTTCTACATAGCTCACCACCTGCTAGGGTGGAGGGTTCGGCAAGTTGGCGAAGGAGTAATGGTGCACTTCAGCGACTATGTGCAAGCTCAGCCGGAGTATGTTGGTCCCTGGAAGCTCGTGAACAGGCTTGTCGACCGTGGATACGTTTTCATCAGCTGGCAGGAGCTGGCGAGGTTGCTCGAGACGGGAGTAAGAAAGTACGTGGTTTCGCTGGTGAGAGACGTGAACGTTCCCACCAGTTTGCCTGAGAACGTTTACAAAGCCGTAGAGGAAATATCAGCAGCATGGTCTTCAAGGCAGCACGACCTTAGGGCTATCGCGAGGACGGTTTACTCGGAGAAAAAGGAGGGCATGCTACCTCCTTGCATGCGGGAGCTGCTTCGAAAGCAGTCATCGGGAGAGAACCTGTCCCATAGCGCGAGATTCGCGCTTGCAAGCTTCCTCATCAGCATAGGTCTTTCGGTAGATGAAGTCTTGGATCTTTTCCGCTCCTCACCAGACTTTCGCGAAGATATCGCCAGGTACCAGGTGGAGCACATCGCAGGGTTGCGGGGTTCCAGAGTGAAGTACTCACCTTACAAGTGTGATAACATGAGATCCTTGGGCCTCTGCAGGTGGGAATGCGAAAAAGTATCTCACCCCCTTCAGTACTTCTACCGTGCTGCACGCGGTAGGGTGCCTTCTAGCAGGGAGCTTTGGTGA
- the endA gene encoding tRNA-intron lyase, protein MSAEAADRERKIEAILLGSRVVVLDVEKANELYFKRGFFGRFYTIPKPKLPDVKKELELSYFDALYLMEKGVLEVRNAEGRPITREELAATASSHYENFFDAYAVYKDLRERGYVVKSGLKFGTTFAVYKFGPGIDHAPFLVHVLDYASRLDPLEIVRAGRLSHSVKKKLLLAYRDPREDKIRYFVFKWLF, encoded by the coding sequence ATGAGTGCAGAAGCCGCCGACCGGGAAAGAAAAATCGAGGCGATCCTGCTAGGTAGCAGGGTGGTGGTTCTAGACGTAGAGAAAGCTAACGAGCTTTACTTTAAGCGAGGTTTCTTCGGCAGATTCTATACTATTCCGAAGCCGAAGTTGCCAGACGTGAAGAAGGAGCTGGAGCTCTCCTACTTCGACGCTCTATACCTCATGGAGAAAGGTGTACTGGAAGTGCGTAATGCGGAGGGGAGGCCTATAACTAGGGAAGAGCTAGCCGCGACCGCCTCCTCCCACTACGAAAACTTCTTCGACGCATATGCCGTGTACAAGGATCTCCGCGAGCGCGGTTATGTAGTGAAGTCCGGGCTGAAGTTTGGGACTACCTTTGCGGTGTACAAGTTTGGCCCGGGAATCGACCACGCTCCTTTTCTAGTCCACGTTCTAGATTACGCTAGCCGCTTGGACCCCCTCGAGATAGTGAGAGCGGGTAGGCTTTCCCACTCTGTTAAGAAAAAGTTGCTGCTGGCTTACCGCGACCCTCGTGAAGACAAAATCAGGTACTTCGTTTTCAAATGGCTTTTCTGA
- the rsmA gene encoding 16S rRNA (adenine(1518)-N(6)/adenine(1519)-N(6))-dimethyltransferase RsmA produces the protein MKESIRVYVTRLIKQYGLKPSRKLGQHFLVDERAVERFVNAVDQCGVVYEIGCGLGSLTIPLAHRASYLFCSELDETLAGILKNEVESRGIANVDIIKADAMRFEISKRAHIVVSNTPFNISSRLVVKLCRDEGLLYAVLGVQNEVGLRLLAKPGESSYGRLSVIAQLCFDIVKLFKIPPRAFIPRPEVATLVLRLTPKHSLTEKEIADVELLTRRLFSLRKRKVPGALKEAFNLSDEEIRKLLSRCGVSQDLRVYELTPSQLLRITREGFLELHSL, from the coding sequence ATGAAAGAGAGCATCAGGGTGTATGTGACGAGGTTGATTAAGCAGTACGGGCTGAAACCCTCGCGTAAGCTCGGCCAGCACTTCCTCGTGGATGAGAGAGCCGTTGAAAGGTTCGTGAACGCAGTAGATCAATGCGGAGTAGTTTACGAAATAGGCTGCGGCCTCGGTAGTCTTACGATACCTCTAGCTCATCGAGCAAGCTATCTTTTTTGCAGCGAGCTAGACGAAACACTCGCAGGCATTCTTAAAAACGAAGTGGAGAGCAGGGGGATCGCCAACGTCGACATCATTAAAGCTGATGCTATGCGCTTCGAGATTAGCAAGCGCGCACACATCGTGGTTTCGAACACTCCCTTTAACATCTCTTCACGGCTAGTGGTCAAGCTCTGCAGAGATGAAGGGCTGCTCTACGCAGTGCTGGGGGTGCAGAACGAAGTGGGGCTTCGGCTCCTCGCCAAGCCTGGGGAAAGCAGCTATGGGAGATTAAGCGTGATAGCTCAGCTGTGCTTCGACATCGTGAAACTTTTCAAGATCCCACCACGCGCGTTCATACCGAGGCCTGAGGTGGCGACACTCGTTTTGCGCCTAACGCCGAAGCACAGCTTGACCGAAAAGGAGATCGCGGATGTAGAGCTGCTTACGCGGCGGCTCTTCTCGTTAAGAAAGAGGAAAGTACCGGGGGCTTTGAAAGAAGCTTTCAACCTTAGCGACGAGGAGATACGGAAACTGCTATCCCGGTGCGGGGTAAGCCAGGACCTGCGTGTTTACGAGCTGACGCCGAGCCAGCTCCTGAGAATCACTCGCGAGGGCTTCCTCGAGCTCCACTCTCTTTAG
- a CDS encoding AbrB/MazE/SpoVT family DNA-binding domain-containing protein, which translates to MGGGGRRGARGLNIDSLPYSIRLYSNNQVLIPARLVRKLGLQDLKFAVVKIRVEGNEHVLRVRLLRTRYTDSRQFTIPKELREKYKLKAGAIIDVIDVAPLETQ; encoded by the coding sequence ATGGGGGGAGGTGGTCGCCGGGGGGCTCGCGGGCTAAACATAGATTCTCTACCTTACTCTATACGCCTGTACTCGAATAATCAAGTACTGATACCGGCTAGGCTTGTTAGAAAACTCGGGCTCCAGGACCTCAAGTTCGCAGTCGTGAAGATACGAGTCGAGGGGAACGAGCACGTTCTCCGCGTGCGCCTGCTGAGAACGAGGTACACTGATTCAAGGCAGTTTACAATACCCAAAGAGCTTCGGGAGAAGTACAAGCTGAAGGCGGGAGCCATCATAGATGTTATCGATGTAGCTCCGCTGGAAACGCAGTGA
- a CDS encoding 50S ribosomal protein L37ae: MGKHTRIVGPAGRFGARYGATLRKKVAYIERKMKAKHRCPRCESLGTVRRVSVGIWSCKKCGYTFAGGAYIPRTELGRTLIPEELKALKASKESGARGSPRE, encoded by the coding sequence ATGGGAAAGCACACAAGGATAGTGGGGCCAGCTGGCCGTTTTGGAGCCCGCTACGGCGCCACGCTTAGGAAGAAGGTAGCCTACATCGAGAGGAAAATGAAAGCCAAGCACCGATGCCCTAGATGCGAGTCTCTAGGCACTGTTCGCAGGGTTAGTGTGGGGATCTGGTCCTGCAAGAAGTGCGGATACACTTTTGCAGGTGGAGCCTACATTCCTCGCACCGAGCTCGGGCGCACGCTCATCCCCGAGGAGCTTAAGGCTCTGAAAGCATCTAAAGAGAGTGGAGCTCGAGGAAGCCCTCGCGAGTGA
- a CDS encoding translation initiation factor IF-5A — translation MSTRPEEAGNVKVGSFIVIDGEPCRVVEVEKSKTGKHGSAKARIVGIGFFDGVKRSIVVPTDAKVDVPVIRKFNAQVVSLMGDSVQLMSLEDYATFEIPMPTEEEIRGKLGEGVEVEVWEIMGRYKIQRVRG, via the coding sequence ATGTCCACACGCCCAGAGGAAGCGGGTAACGTCAAGGTTGGATCTTTCATAGTCATCGACGGAGAGCCCTGCAGAGTAGTCGAAGTAGAGAAGAGCAAAACCGGTAAGCACGGATCAGCTAAAGCGCGGATCGTCGGGATAGGCTTCTTCGACGGGGTGAAGAGAAGCATCGTCGTACCGACAGACGCGAAGGTGGATGTACCCGTGATCAGGAAGTTCAACGCCCAGGTTGTATCGCTGATGGGCGACTCAGTGCAGCTAATGAGCTTAGAAGATTACGCGACATTCGAGATACCCATGCCAACAGAGGAGGAAATACGAGGAAAGCTCGGTGAAGGAGTAGAGGTAGAAGTCTGGGAGATCATGGGACGCTATAAAATCCAGCGCGTAAGGGGATAA
- a CDS encoding phosphoribosyltransferase — translation MPKVNTKLVSWEEVVTWVRKLADAIQASGFKPDVVVAVARGGYVPARLLCDFLDVHDLVSLQILHWGRAAEITAEAHVKYPYTLDLSGKRVLIVDDIVDTGDSVIVAREFVLRNWRPLEVRVAAMQWISPVAKIKPDYFVEEVREWVWYQYPWTRAEDTTNFFEKIIREMVKEGKTSWTREELIKAFREWYGIDVGSAYYEIALSRLEMAGLLKKEGTTYKVSA, via the coding sequence GTGCCCAAAGTTAACACCAAGCTCGTCAGCTGGGAGGAAGTCGTTACCTGGGTAAGGAAGCTCGCTGATGCTATCCAAGCTTCTGGCTTCAAGCCTGATGTCGTAGTGGCAGTAGCCAGAGGCGGATACGTGCCGGCGAGGCTCCTCTGCGACTTCCTTGATGTCCACGATCTTGTCAGCCTTCAGATCCTTCACTGGGGAAGGGCGGCGGAGATAACGGCTGAGGCTCATGTGAAGTACCCGTACACCTTAGATCTTTCGGGTAAGCGCGTGCTTATCGTCGACGATATTGTCGATACAGGAGATTCTGTAATCGTGGCTAGGGAGTTCGTGCTAAGGAACTGGCGCCCCCTCGAGGTGCGCGTAGCTGCCATGCAGTGGATCTCCCCGGTGGCTAAGATAAAGCCGGACTACTTCGTCGAGGAGGTTAGGGAGTGGGTGTGGTACCAGTACCCGTGGACGCGAGCAGAGGACACGACGAACTTCTTTGAGAAGATAATTCGCGAAATGGTCAAAGAGGGGAAAACCAGCTGGACTAGGGAGGAGCTCATCAAGGCTTTCCGAGAGTGGTATGGCATCGATGTGGGGAGCGCGTACTACGAGATAGCGCTAAGCAGGCTGGAGATGGCCGGTCTCCTTAAAAAGGAGGGTACGACATACAAGGTTTCTGCATGA
- the rrp42 gene encoding exosome complex protein Rrp42 — protein sequence MAEQRIVRTVIPLLRRDLILASLKRGERLDGRGLQDVRQFTVRTNYVSKAEGSALVELGKTKVIAGVKTSLVNPFMDTPDQGVLIVNAELSPLASPFFEAGPPGEEDIELARVIDRGLRSAPAIDFGKLAIIPGVKVWGIYVDIYPLDYDGNLIDASGIAAMAALLTAKLPKVKVEDNRVSLLEEYERMPIVRRVAYVSIVKIGNHLVVDPTLEEEFVSDARITFAITEDGNICAIQKGGAGSFTVKELLDAQETAFQAAERIFSVLRSL from the coding sequence GTGGCTGAGCAGAGGATTGTCCGAACAGTAATCCCGCTGCTTCGGAGGGATCTAATTCTCGCGTCCTTAAAGCGTGGAGAGCGGCTAGATGGGAGAGGGCTCCAGGACGTGCGGCAATTTACAGTTCGAACAAATTACGTCTCCAAGGCCGAGGGGTCAGCGCTCGTAGAGTTGGGTAAAACGAAAGTAATTGCCGGCGTTAAAACCTCCTTAGTAAACCCGTTCATGGACACGCCCGACCAGGGGGTGCTCATTGTTAACGCCGAGCTGTCACCGCTGGCCTCACCGTTTTTCGAGGCGGGCCCTCCTGGCGAGGAGGATATCGAACTGGCCAGGGTTATAGATCGAGGTTTGCGGAGCGCGCCAGCTATCGATTTTGGGAAGCTCGCTATAATTCCGGGAGTGAAAGTATGGGGTATTTACGTCGACATATACCCTCTCGACTACGACGGGAACCTGATAGACGCTTCCGGTATCGCGGCGATGGCTGCGTTGCTGACAGCTAAACTGCCGAAAGTGAAGGTGGAGGATAACAGGGTCTCACTCCTCGAGGAGTACGAAAGAATGCCCATCGTCAGAAGAGTGGCTTACGTATCCATCGTGAAAATTGGGAATCACCTCGTCGTTGACCCAACGCTGGAGGAAGAGTTTGTATCGGATGCGAGAATAACCTTCGCCATCACCGAGGATGGGAATATCTGCGCAATCCAGAAAGGCGGTGCGGGCTCATTCACGGTGAAGGAGCTATTGGACGCACAGGAAACAGCTTTTCAGGCTGCTGAACGGATTTTCAGCGTCCTTCGCTCTCTATAG
- a CDS encoding S-methyl-5'-thioadenosine phosphorylase, translating to MKKQERVLIGIIGGSGLYSPDFIENSREEKVYTPFGAPSAHVVVGEVRGVKVAFLPRHGKRHEIPPHRVNYRANIWAMKELGVERLISVSAVGSLREDYRPGDFVCTDQFIDMTKKREYTFYEGPVVAHVSMADPFCPELRRLCVNSAQKLGIPIHEKGTYVCIEGPRFSTRAESRLWRQFGADIIGMTLVPEVNLAREARMCFVNIAMVTDYDVWAEKPVTAHEVARVMAENTEKVKRLLLELIPQIPEQRSCSCHKYLDEALL from the coding sequence ATGAAAAAACAGGAGAGAGTTCTGATCGGCATCATAGGGGGGAGCGGCCTCTACTCCCCTGATTTCATAGAGAACTCCAGAGAGGAGAAGGTGTACACACCCTTCGGGGCCCCCTCAGCCCACGTCGTAGTTGGCGAGGTTCGCGGAGTTAAGGTAGCGTTCTTGCCTAGGCATGGTAAGCGGCACGAGATTCCGCCTCACAGGGTTAATTACCGCGCTAACATATGGGCCATGAAGGAGCTGGGAGTTGAGAGGCTAATATCTGTCTCAGCTGTGGGAAGCCTTCGAGAGGATTATAGGCCGGGAGATTTCGTCTGCACAGACCAGTTCATCGATATGACCAAGAAGCGGGAGTACACGTTCTACGAGGGCCCTGTTGTGGCCCATGTTTCCATGGCAGATCCCTTCTGCCCTGAACTAAGGAGACTCTGCGTCAACTCGGCGCAGAAGCTCGGCATACCGATACACGAGAAGGGAACCTACGTGTGCATTGAAGGCCCTAGGTTCTCTACACGCGCGGAATCGAGGCTTTGGAGGCAGTTTGGCGCTGACATAATCGGTATGACTCTAGTTCCCGAAGTCAACTTGGCACGCGAAGCACGGATGTGTTTCGTGAACATAGCGATGGTTACAGACTACGACGTTTGGGCGGAGAAACCCGTAACCGCTCATGAGGTAGCCAGAGTCATGGCGGAGAACACCGAGAAGGTCAAGAGGTTGCTCCTGGAGCTGATTCCTCAAATACCCGAGCAGAGAAGCTGCAGCTGCCACAAGTACCTTGATGAGGCGCTGCTCTAG
- the rrp41 gene encoding exosome complex exonuclease Rrp41, producing the protein MIKRAAQVKLIDEQGRRVDGRLPDEMRPLRIEVGKLKSADGSAYVELGNNKVIAAVYGPREVVPRHEVIPDRALLRCRYAMLPFSVAERKSPQPTRREIEISKVVREALVPAVFLEEYPRTAIDVYINVLEADGGTRTASIIAAATALADAGIAMRDLVAAVAIGKIGNLLVVDINGVEDQYGDGDMPIAMMPRYGEITLIQADGVFTKEEVKRALELASKHIDEIHRLQIKALKETYAKIEEGE; encoded by the coding sequence ATGATTAAGCGAGCTGCACAGGTGAAACTAATAGACGAGCAGGGTAGGCGCGTAGATGGTAGGTTGCCAGATGAGATGCGCCCCCTGAGGATAGAGGTCGGTAAGTTGAAGAGCGCTGACGGTTCGGCGTACGTTGAGCTGGGTAATAACAAAGTAATTGCTGCTGTTTACGGACCCAGGGAAGTGGTACCGCGCCACGAAGTAATTCCTGATAGAGCTCTCCTGCGTTGTAGGTACGCGATGCTTCCCTTCTCCGTGGCTGAGAGGAAAAGCCCGCAGCCAACTCGCAGAGAGATTGAAATATCAAAGGTCGTTAGGGAGGCGTTAGTACCAGCAGTATTCCTGGAGGAGTACCCTCGCACCGCAATCGACGTCTACATCAACGTTCTTGAGGCCGACGGAGGTACGAGGACTGCTAGCATAATTGCCGCTGCTACAGCGCTTGCCGATGCGGGAATCGCTATGAGAGACCTCGTAGCAGCGGTCGCCATCGGTAAGATAGGCAATTTGCTCGTAGTGGATATTAACGGTGTAGAAGACCAGTACGGGGATGGAGACATGCCTATCGCCATGATGCCGAGGTATGGTGAAATCACTTTAATTCAGGCTGATGGAGTTTTCACTAAGGAAGAGGTAAAGCGTGCGTTAGAGCTCGCCTCGAAGCACATAGATGAGATACACAGGCTTCAGATAAAAGCGCTAAAAGAAACTTACGCGAAAATCGAAGAAGGTGAGTAG
- a CDS encoding MBL fold metallo-hydrolase — protein MITIKVQGGVHIEGGGRYILADPRSRPPKLPNVVLLSHAHRDHYSPSVIKFLRKIPIVMSRATRRLVDPHGKLANVVEVEPGGEVEVAGLNIRAYEAGHIIGSLQFSFELQSKAITYTGDFNSERRVILRPAEIVKSDILVIDATYGNPSFSFPERAELYGRLVRAVREEVESGGRVLIKGRRLGVAQEITALISFSLRTPPVVEERIARYNRFYEESGEFIGSYISSSSLGGNGGIAIAGLSSQARGFSKSIICTGWAVRRGIPLSSHVGYARILDYVLRSGASVVIPFVGYRKAFAERLKSEYGIESSWADKLVIAT, from the coding sequence ATGATAACTATCAAAGTTCAGGGAGGCGTTCACATCGAAGGGGGAGGAAGGTACATCCTTGCCGACCCCAGGAGCAGACCGCCGAAGCTACCGAATGTTGTGCTGCTTAGCCACGCTCACAGAGATCATTACTCCCCTTCCGTGATCAAGTTTCTCAGGAAGATTCCGATAGTTATGAGTAGAGCTACACGCCGCCTTGTCGATCCTCACGGCAAGCTTGCCAACGTAGTAGAGGTAGAACCCGGCGGTGAAGTTGAAGTCGCTGGTTTGAACATTCGGGCATACGAGGCAGGGCACATAATCGGCAGCTTGCAGTTTTCGTTCGAGCTGCAGAGTAAGGCGATAACCTACACGGGCGATTTTAACTCTGAGAGGCGAGTTATTCTTCGTCCAGCCGAAATTGTGAAGAGTGATATTCTAGTAATTGATGCCACCTACGGCAACCCTTCCTTCAGCTTCCCTGAGCGTGCCGAGCTCTACGGCCGGCTGGTTAGAGCGGTGAGAGAGGAGGTAGAGTCGGGGGGCAGGGTGCTCATCAAGGGTAGGCGGTTGGGAGTCGCGCAGGAAATCACTGCTCTCATCAGCTTTTCGCTGCGAACACCCCCGGTAGTTGAGGAGAGGATAGCACGGTACAACAGATTTTATGAGGAATCGGGAGAGTTCATCGGAAGCTACATTTCATCTTCCTCGCTCGGGGGTAATGGCGGCATAGCTATCGCGGGTTTGAGCTCGCAGGCGCGAGGCTTCAGCAAGTCGATTATCTGCACGGGCTGGGCTGTTCGAAGGGGTATACCACTCTCGAGTCATGTCGGCTACGCGAGGATATTAGACTATGTTTTGAGGAGCGGCGCATCCGTCGTCATCCCCTTCGTAGGTTACAGGAAAGCTTTCGCCGAGCGTCTGAAGTCGGAGTATGGTATAGAGTCGAGCTGGGCCGATAAACTGGTGATTGCAACGTAA
- a CDS encoding DNA primase small subunit PriS: MARALESLFKSYYRRTSIPPPPMVESREFGFQFFDSQSMLRHLAFSSGEELNRFLRERVPRHAYYSTALYEHPSVPDMSEKGWRGAEVVFDIDIDHVYTPCKDLHDSWKCLDCGAEGRGAPLKCPACGSEKLERSNWVCNLCINAAREEILKLLDFLELDFGINRKEMRVYFSGHRGFHLHVESEDVLPLEQDVRRELSDYVRGLGLDPETLLKRTRSGKYSLRYGVDAPGWPGRIAKYVALILAEDPSSRGGTPLELPLGAWKELISRAVDELGVKIDEKVTIDTRRLIRLPWTLHGKTGLRVVEFSVGELEAFTAEDLLGKAIVFSQEETRVRMPKRPKRVLFYELEEDGEVIRVPFYLAVYLHANGGAEILDWRPG, from the coding sequence GTGGCGCGAGCTTTGGAGAGCTTGTTCAAGAGCTACTACAGAAGGACGAGCATTCCTCCTCCTCCAATGGTAGAGTCTAGAGAGTTCGGTTTTCAGTTTTTCGACTCCCAGAGCATGCTGAGACACCTGGCTTTCTCGAGCGGTGAAGAGCTTAACAGGTTCCTTCGGGAGCGTGTTCCGAGGCATGCGTACTACTCTACTGCGCTCTACGAGCACCCTTCGGTCCCGGACATGTCGGAGAAAGGGTGGAGAGGCGCCGAGGTGGTTTTCGACATCGATATCGATCACGTGTATACGCCCTGCAAGGATTTACACGACAGCTGGAAGTGTCTAGACTGCGGTGCTGAAGGAAGGGGAGCGCCCCTGAAATGTCCTGCATGCGGCAGCGAAAAGCTGGAGAGAAGTAACTGGGTATGTAACCTATGCATAAATGCTGCCAGAGAAGAGATCCTGAAACTTTTAGACTTCCTAGAGCTAGATTTTGGCATAAACAGAAAGGAGATGCGCGTGTACTTCTCAGGTCATCGAGGTTTTCACTTACATGTTGAGAGCGAAGACGTCCTACCGCTCGAGCAAGATGTTAGAAGGGAGCTGAGCGACTACGTGAGAGGTTTAGGGTTAGATCCCGAAACTCTACTCAAGCGGACAAGAAGCGGCAAGTACTCCTTAAGGTACGGTGTAGATGCTCCGGGCTGGCCTGGCAGAATAGCGAAGTACGTTGCGCTTATACTCGCAGAAGACCCTTCCTCGAGGGGCGGCACTCCACTCGAACTGCCGCTGGGCGCGTGGAAAGAGCTCATCTCCAGAGCTGTAGACGAGCTAGGTGTTAAGATAGACGAGAAGGTGACAATAGATACTAGGAGGTTGATTAGGCTTCCCTGGACGCTTCACGGTAAAACAGGCCTTCGGGTGGTAGAGTTTTCGGTTGGTGAGCTCGAAGCATTCACGGCGGAAGATCTACTCGGCAAGGCTATAGTTTTCAGCCAAGAAGAAACGAGGGTGAGGATGCCTAAGAGGCCTAAGAGGGTTCTCTTCTACGAGCTGGAGGAAGATGGGGAAGTAATCAGGGTACCTTTCTATTTAGCGGTGTACCTTCACGCGAACGGTGGGGCGGAGATACTCGATTGGAGACCAGGCTGA